The following nucleotide sequence is from Echeneis naucrates chromosome 17, fEcheNa1.1, whole genome shotgun sequence.
TCAGAAACTTGGCATCATACATGTCACGTACAGTTCTGTTTTGAGGGCGGGTCTGTTGGGCGACtatgggggggtggtggtgctgctgctgctgctgctgctgctgttgctgctgctgttgctgctgctgctgctgttgttgttgctccttCCGTTGTTTCATTTGCTGAGCTTCCTCCCTCTGAATCTCCAGCAAGGACTTGGTAACAACTGGCTGTTTGGCCACATTGCCCCAACCAGACAGTTTAGCTTGAGGCTGCTGAGCCTGCTGcagagcctgctgctgctgtagcttcAGGAGCTCTTGTTGCTGACGGCGCTGCTATGGGTTGTGGAAGAACCAACAGTCATGATGGGAATTAGTTGTAGTGTAGTGTAGAgccagttgtgttgttgtataaataaaacatttgatgcAACCCCTCCCAGAAAAAATGCTCAATTCAAACAGCACTGCTCACAAACAGATGTACTAATACACTGCTGGTGATAGAATCGCTTAGCATAACTAACTACTGTTTGCTGTCCTTACCTCTTCCCGTGCCTGTcgttctctctcctcttccagtTTCTGGATTTCGGCCAGTGACAGGGCATTCTGAGTTTGGTTTATGGCACTGGCTGCCTGTTGGCCCCACTTTGAGGAGGATGGAAGCTACAAAAGAGGgggaaaagttttttgttgtcattttttaacTTATAGTGAACTTTTGCTGATGAACCCATTGACCTTACTTTCATTTGTGcaagttgctgctgctgttgctgctgctgttgaagtcTCCTGAGGGCctcttgttgctgctgtctctgtctttgtagcTCCTGCTGTCTCTGGGCTTCTTGTTCTCTCCGTTTCTGCTCCTCCTGTTGCTGTTGGgcaacaacagctgctgctgcagcagctgctgcctcctcctctgctcgCTTCTCCTCCTCACGTCTCCTCAATGCTTCAAGTTCCTCCTGCTTTCGACGCTCCTCTTCCTGGTGAGGTAGACAACGTTGGATGTTAAGTTGACATTTCACAGGTCCAGAAAGGATGTTACATTTTAGACGTTTTCTTTAGCTTACCTGTTTGCGAAGGAACTCTTCTcgtttctttctctcctcctcttccctccgcCTCTCCTCTAGTCTTCGCAGAGCTTCCTCTTGtgcctgcctctcctcctcctctttttttctgcgCTGTGCCTCTTCTTGCTCTCGCTGCCGCCTCAAAGCTTCCTCCTACAGATTTACAACACTTGGTCAGCATTGATGTGAAACAATTCAGTATGCTTCAGATTGATGTTCAAAGCGTTTGACCTTTTGCCGTgccagctcttcttcttccaaGCGTTTGCGTTCCTCCTCTTGTCGAGCCCTTAAGGCCTCCTCCAACcgtttcctttcttcctcctctcttttggCTCTAATTTCTGCCTCACGCCTCTCCAACTCCAACTGTTGTAGGATAagaataaaaatgcattcacattatgttgtttttttaatctttatagGTGGAAAATCCCTGAAGTTGTTCTGTTCAACCTCATCTACCCTGCTTGGTACCTGTTAGCCTCCTAAAAAGATGAAATACTAATTCCATTTTACTCTTTTAAGAGACATTCATTAAACCAATTTACAGAAACCTATATTTGTTATAGTAACTCAAATATAATAACATGGATTTAATTCCACTAAGACAAGAGAAATTTTTAAATTAAGCAGAAACATTGTTTACCTTTGCAGCTTTTGACTTTTCTAACTGTTGCATCTGCTCGATGGTTGGAGCCTGTGCCATGGAGTCTATCGGTAAGTCCCACACGCTACTGCCATCCCATGCTGTTGGGTGACAGAATATGATGCATTACATCTACTGCAGCATGTttcttttctggttttgttttcatatgcaACACAAAAGCAAATCAGTCTTGCAAGAAGGCTGAAACTCACTGCTCTGAGCAGCTTGTTGGAGGTTTGGTGTGCAGGAAGCCTGAGAGGATGGGTTCTGCATTTCCCATACAGAACCAGAGTCTGGTACTGACAGGGACCGGGTAACAGGAGGTAGGAGGCTCTCAGACGCTCTACAATAAGACGAAcacataaacaataaatataatactCCTTTCATGCAAATACGGGGAAAGCTTAACTTTCAACTTTAAACACCTAAGTCatcacagggagacaaagatTCACAGATAGGGCTGATGGGTTTGTAGAATAAGTGTTAACCTTATTTTGAGTGCCTGGTATTGCTGTAGTAGCAGGTTGATCTGCTgttggtgttgctgttgttgttgaagaggagctgagctaagagctgcagctttctgcTGGGCAAGGGCCTGAGCATACTGCTGCCTGAAAAATATGAAGATAAGACAAAATTGCCAAAtagattaaataaatcaaaacacatacacataacggacttttctctttttgttctctgttgATGAATGTGATGACACTGCTTTTCACAGCTATGTGTCCTCTCTCCAAACAAAAATGCAAGCTTGACAGTATTCGTAAAGGGGTAAATCAGCTTTTCTTAGCGTGTTCATCTACATTTAGAAAACATGCATATAGTGGGCAGTTTTGGTAAAAATGTATATAAGCAGAGGAGGGGAGcaatcattttgattttgaggtCAAATATCAACTCCACCTTACATAAActaggatatatatatattaaaaaaaaaatgtcactccAGAGAGGGCTTTGGGAAAGTCAGTCATGTGAGTGTCATCAGACTGGGGAGTTCTGTACCTGAGGAGGTATTGATACTGGAGCTGCTGTAACTGGTAGAGGTTGAGAGCAGTGAGCTCCTGCTGCCTCTTTAACCTCTCTTGATCACCATCACCCTGCATCAGATCAAGTGATACAGCAATGAATACAATGAAAGCACAAGATAGCAACATATTTGatagacaaaaaaacaaaaaacaaccacccaaaaaaaacaaaaaacaaacaaaaaaaaaactttaagtCTGAACATTGATACTACTGAAGCTGTATCTTTACTAATTTAATATAGAacataaatttttttcatcGTCACTGAGAATTAACAACCTCTTCCATAACATACACAATCACATTCACTTGATTAAACTGCTAATATAATTGATTCAGATGCTTCTGttttcatattatttcataCCAGGATAGAAGACTTCAAATGTTTGGTCTTGAAAAATTCCTATGAGTGGAATTTGACACCACCTACAGGTCATTGCTAGTAGTGACAACTATTGTTGATTCCAAAAGCAAGCCTTTGTGTTCAAGAAATCCACTTGTGTCTAAGAGGCCACTTCCTGTGAATACATACCTgtagaggaggaggtgcaggGCCTGGGGTGAAAGGTACTCGCCCCCATATCTTCATGATTTCTCCAAGTGGTTGAAAGACTTCATCACATCCTCTTTTAACTAGTAGAGACACTGTGAAGTAACCGGCTTGAAACCACTCAGTCATCTCCTGGTTACTGAATGGAcctaagtttaaaaaaaaaaaaaaaaaggaagtttaaaaaaaatgtatctataAAACCACATTTTGATCACATAAGATCTTTTCCAGTCTCACCCTGTATCTCCCCCTGGGGGTCTTTGTAGAACCATTTAAGAGCAGCTTCGTGGGTAAGCGGCAGCCCTGCAGGCTTGGGCTTCTCTGAAGTCTTTGCTGCAAGTCTGTCATCATCCACTACACCGTCCTGTAGGTATGCTACCATCTTTTCTGCCTCctaaaaaggacatttttaaactTATACATTATTTACCCTTTTAAAAATCAAGAGTACCGAACATAACAGAGATTAATGACCAACTAATAATTGGTGTTGACTTTTTTTTGACTGTTTGCTAATCTTGGCGCCAAGGATGGTCGTTTCTTTGGTGTCACTATATTCACGATATGATGTCCTCTACAATAAACAAAAGATTGTATAAGTTCCTTATAAGTATGTTGAATAAgtcttaaagaaagaaaagtgatgtTCAAAGACTTACCTGTTCAAAGTGTTTCAGGCCCTCGTCCTCGTCTGTATCATGTGGAACAGTGGTGGGCCTGCTAATAGGTGCCAACATACTTGAAGGGAAAGGCAAAGGATTGTTCATCACAACAGGAACTTCCATGGGCTTTTGCTGGGGTAGCTGAATGCTGGGTGATGGAGCAGGTACTTCTGCACACAGTAGGCAGATTAGTGAGGTTTCATTCTATGTAAAGCGTTAATGCTAGTTGAGTCTTTCTATTTACTGTGATTTGAAGAAATAAATCCCACCTGGAAGCGTGGCAGAAATGTGGGTCATGGGTAGTGATTCCAGCATGCTGTTAGACATGGGAACGTGCAGGGGTACTTTGCAGGGCTCGGGCGGGTGTTCATGGGGTTGCTGCCGCTCAGCTGGcctctcattttcttctgttctgcTGGGCTGGTTGGGGGAATGGGACTGGGCTGAGGCCTGAGACTCTGGAACTGGGGGAGCAACAGGTGGAGCCTCCTCAGACACTCTGGCCAAttcttttgaatgaatgaatgaatgaataaataaataaataaataaatgccttGCAGCTGCATGTCTCCATCAAATAACAAAGTCGCTTTTAGTGTGATCATAATCACTCCTTCCTAACTTACAGCATGGAAAAACAGCATGATGTGTTTTAGCAAAACATCATGTTGTTAAAGTGAAGTTGACTTCAACCATATGGATATAAAACATATAATCTTGTGTAAAACTGTCTAATAATTAGCATAAAAAATTATGCAGGAGGCACTGTGACCTTGACCTCTTTATCCAACAATATCTAGACAGTCCATTCCTGAGCATAAGTGAAGAACAATGCCAGGTTTCAATTTTTCAGGTTTCTCTAAGTTTTTGTGTTCAAAAGGCAAAACTCTGTTTTGAGGTCAATTTCATGTTGATCATCACAAATCAAGTAAGTTCATTGTTCAATTCAAGCAAATATTTATGCCCAGTTAAAACTAATTCCCTCAAGGTGTTGCTCAAGTATCACAGTCACAAATAAGACATGTATTTTGATGGACAACCTCATAACACAGTGCCTGTCGCACTGGGTATTGCAGATGCAGGGGCATAAGAACACAATGTCAAAAAGATGAGATGGGACCATAACCAGTTTCAAGAGTTTTCTCCTAAagatttttctctcctttttaaatCCCATTTCATGCTCTACACGGTCATTACAGCAGCGGAATAGTGTAGATGACAGTAAATACACCATTCAGCTAAACGGCTGGGTGCTCAGGTGGTCTtttcttagtgctgcttttcaGTAGCTGAACTTCAAATTCTAATGTTGAGCAATGCCGCTTCACTTAAAAAAATCCTCTTGAAGCAACTGACCTTTCCGGTCAATTTCTCTCTTGGtctccatttctgtttctttggtcTCCTTGGgactgtcctcctcctccaggccTTCTTCACACTCTTCCAGGGGTTTGAAATCAAGTTCTGCCTCTTCCAGGATTGGCTCCTTAGAGGCCTTCTGACAACagacataaagagaaaaaaaaaaaaaaaccaatgcAGCAGTTTGACAATGGGATCATCCCCTTATGCTTTCAATTTTTAAAGGCAGGGTGATTAACTGCTTCATAATATCTTGTGAAAACAAGCCATGCTTAAAAATTTATGGCACAGCAACATTTTATATTGGCACTCCCCTCAGGTCTCCACTTACTTTGAGAGATAAAAAGGCCCCTGACGAGTCAAAGGTACCCGCCTCTTCATCTGCATCCTCCAGACACCACTCTGGCAAGCTGTCCCTCTCATCCTCCAAGCTGCCACTGCCTGAGCGCGGCCTCCTGTATCCACGCTCGTCTTCCCTTGCATCAAATGGGAAACGTCGACGCTGGTCTGGGTGTTCCCGCCACCCTGCTGACCGAGGCCCATCTGGggagacaacaacaacaacaacaacaaaaaataaaaataaaacaaaataggAAAAGATGATTGTATAACAAATCTTTATCTCATGAAATGAGGCTTATTAAGATAGGCAGCCATATTTTTGGCCACAAGTAACACAACTGAACAAAGTTTTTATACATAGACACGTGATAGAAGCAAGACGTTGAAGCATCTTCAAATAAGATACAGAGATAAGTGTAGTGCACACAAGGGCAGCACTTTTTGCCcctctaaaattaaaaaatatatatttaataggCACTTTTGATAAccacaaaccagaaaaaaaaaaaaaaaaaaaaaaaaaaaaaaaaaatatatatatatatatatatatatataaaaacccTCTTAATTCAAATTGGTTGTACCTTTATATGAATTTGTGCACAATGAACAGAAACCCTTTCAATGTTTACAGGCTGTGACACAAAAATTAACCTTTTTTGAAATGggccacaaaacaaacatggtgGTACACCACAAATTCATTTATCTTTAGTAAATGTATTTGTggccacaaaacaaacatggtgGTACACCACAAATACATTTATCTTTAGTAAATGTATTGGTGATGTGGTCAGTTCTGTGCCCACCTGGGCTGGGGGGGCACCACCGGTCACTGTCCCGTCGAGAACCTGCCAGTCGCCAGCCCCCCTCATCATCCTCACCATTCTGATCATCACGAGAAGTACGCCAGTTCTCACTCTCGGAACGTGTGAAGTCGTGCTTCCTCTGGAGACCTGTCCCACCATCCTCATAGTTTCCTCTGACTGGAAATACAGACATACAGTCAAACTTAATGCTGACAATCAATTATAGACTAAGATTCATTTCCACTAACAATCAGAATTTCCTTTTGGTCAAAAATGGAGAAAACTTACTGTGATTCATCTGAAAATGTCCTGGGGCAGCATCTGTTGGGTTTacataattaaacaaataacaGATGTCAGCCACCCCTCTCACCTTTCAGCCAGTGAGTATATCACAAATTGATAATTGGatctgaatacatttttgtgaaAATTTAACACCAACCTGGGTCTTTTCGACCTGGCTTTTCAAACCTCCTATCTCCCCTAAtgataaaagcaaaagaaaaaccaccGTTGGGTAACTGGTTCTGAAAATATGTTTGCTACTGTAGCAAAAACTCAAATGAATATCTGCAAATGATCAAAataatgttatgtttttatgCCAAATAACAAATTAGGTTTTAGTACCTTTCTTCCCAGCTCTGGGAGCGATGCATCTCCCTTCCTCCACGGCCAAAACCTTCCACATCATCAAAACTTCTTTGGTAAaaccctccatctcctcttcccCGACCTGAAAGAGATCATAGCTTGAAGGGGTCTATcacaaaataattatattttccCTAACATTTGATCAGAAAAGAATTAGTTACTAACTTAATATAGAGAATATATGTTAAGTTGCATGTTTTTTCTATGCGTATGCTTGATATTACaa
It contains:
- the gigyf2 gene encoding GRB10-interacting GYF protein 2 isoform X3 is translated as MAETQTLNFGPEWLRALSGGGGSGGGGSSSIVASPPLSPALPKYKLADYRYGREEMLALYVKDNKIPIDLHDKEFLPILQEEPLPPLALVSFTEEEQRNFSMSVNSAAVLRLTGRGGGPIAGAPRGRSTSRGRGRGRGDGGFYQRSFDDVEGFGRGGREMHRSQSWEERGDRRFEKPGRKDPDAAPGHFQMNHIRGNYEDGGTGLQRKHDFTRSESENWRTSRDDQNGEDDEGGWRLAGSRRDSDRWCPPSPDGPRSAGWREHPDQRRRFPFDAREDERGYRRPRSGSGSLEDERDSLPEWCLEDADEEAGTFDSSGAFLSLKKASKEPILEEAELDFKPLEECEEGLEEEDSPKETKETEMETKREIDRKELARVSEEAPPVAPPVPESQASAQSHSPNQPSRTEENERPAERQQPHEHPPEPCKVPLHVPMSNSMLESLPMTHISATLPEVPAPSPSIQLPQQKPMEVPVVMNNPLPFPSSMLAPISRPTTVPHDTDEDEGLKHFEQEAEKMVAYLQDGVVDDDRLAAKTSEKPKPAGLPLTHEAALKWFYKDPQGEIQGPFSNQEMTEWFQAGYFTVSLLVKRGCDEVFQPLGEIMKIWGRVPFTPGPAPPPLQGDGDQERLKRQQELTALNLYQLQQLQYQYLLRQQYAQALAQQKAAALSSAPLQQQQQHQQQINLLLQQYQALKIRASESLLPPVTRSLSVPDSGSVWEMQNPSSQASCTPNLQQAAQSTWDGSSVWDLPIDSMAQAPTIEQMQQLEKSKAAKLELERREAEIRAKREEEERKRLEEALRARQEEERKRLEEEELARQKEEALRRQREQEEAQRRKKEEEERQAQEEALRRLEERRREEEERKKREEFLRKQEEERRKQEELEALRRREEEKRAEEEAAAAAAAAVVAQQQQEEQKRREQEAQRQQELQRQRQQQQEALRRLQQQQQQQQQLAQMKLPSSSKWGQQAASAINQTQNALSLAEIQKLEEERERQAREERRQQQELLKLQQQQALQQAQQPQAKLSGWGNVAKQPVVTKSLLEIQREEAQQMKQRKEQQQQQQQQQQQQQQQQQQQQQHHHPPIVAQQTRPQNRTTSLSNSVWGSVNTGTCTNWGSDSSSIWGDTHNSNMGFWDEAVKEAVQQPPQTRKGSTQKNNKGNANLSNSLSGRANKKVEEEEKLLKLFQGVNKSQHDTFMQWCEQTLHTLNTANNLDVPTFASFLKEVDSPYEVHDYIRAYLGDTPEAKDFAKQFLERRAKQNTNQQKQAPQIQQQVLKQQQDSVWGGTGSSSLYQSNHTSGQQQRFETVTSGKKKKKQKMVRADPSLLGFSVNASSERLNMGEIETLEDF
- the gigyf2 gene encoding GRB10-interacting GYF protein 2 isoform X2 → MAETQTLNFGPEWLRALSGGGGSGGGGSSSIVASPPLSPALPKYKLADYRYGREEMLALYVKDNKIPIDLHDKEFLPILQEEPLPPLALVSFTEEEQRNFSMSVNSAAVLRLTGRGGGPIAGAPRGRSTSRGRGRGRGDGGFYQRSFDDVEGFGRGGREMHRSQSWEERGDRRFEKPGRKDPDAAPGHFQMNHIRGNYEDGGTGLQRKHDFTRSESENWRTSRDDQNGEDDEGGWRLAGSRRDSDRWCPPSPDGPRSAGWREHPDQRRRFPFDAREDERGYRRPRSGSGSLEDERDSLPEWCLEDADEEAGTFDSSGAFLSLKASKEPILEEAELDFKPLEECEEGLEEEDSPKETKETEMETKREIDRKELARVSEEAPPVAPPVPESQASAQSHSPNQPSRTEENERPAERQQPHEHPPEPCKVPLHVPMSNSMLESLPMTHISATLPEVPAPSPSIQLPQQKPMEVPVVMNNPLPFPSSMLAPISRPTTVPHDTDEDEGLKHFEQEAEKMVAYLQDGVVDDDRLAAKTSEKPKPAGLPLTHEAALKWFYKDPQGEIQGPFSNQEMTEWFQAGYFTVSLLVKRGCDEVFQPLGEIMKIWGRVPFTPGPAPPPLQGDGDQERLKRQQELTALNLYQLQQLQYQYLLRQQYAQALAQQKAAALSSAPLQQQQQHQQQINLLLQQYQALKIRASESLLPPVTRSLSVPDSGSVWEMQNPSSQASCTPNLQQAAQSTWDGSSVWDLPIDSMAQAPTIEQMQQLEKSKAAKLELERREAEIRAKREEEERKRLEEALRARQEEERKRLEEEELARQKEEALRRQREQEEAQRRKKEEEERQAQEEALRRLEERRREEEERKKREEFLRKQEEERRKQEELEALRRREEEKRAEEEAAAAAAAAVVAQQQQEEQKRREQEAQRQQELQRQRQQQQEALRRLQQQQQQQQQLAQMKLPSSSKWGQQAASAINQTQNALSLAEIQKLEEERERQAREEQRRQQQELLKLQQQQALQQAQQPQAKLSGWGNVAKQPVVTKSLLEIQREEAQQMKQRKEQQQQQQQQQQQQQQQQQQQQQHHHPPIVAQQTRPQNRTTSLSNSVWGSVNTGTCTNWGSDSSSIWGDTHNSNMGFWDEAVKEAVQQPPQTRKGSTQKNNKGNANLSNSLSGRANKKVEEEEKLLKLFQGVNKSQHDTFMQWCEQTLHTLNTANNLDVPTFASFLKEVDSPYEVHDYIRAYLGDTPEAKDFAKQFLERRAKQNTNQQKQAPQIQQQVLKQQQDSVWGGTGSSSLYQSNHTSGQQQRFETVTSGKKKKKQKMVRADPSLLGFSVNASSERLNMGEIETLEDF
- the gigyf2 gene encoding GRB10-interacting GYF protein 2 isoform X1, with translation MAETQTLNFGPEWLRALSGGGGSGGGGSSSIVASPPLSPALPKYKLADYRYGREEMLALYVKDNKIPIDLHDKEFLPILQEEPLPPLALVSFTEEEQRNFSMSVNSAAVLRLTGRGGGPIAGAPRGRSTSRGRGRGRGDGGFYQRSFDDVEGFGRGGREMHRSQSWEERGDRRFEKPGRKDPDAAPGHFQMNHIRGNYEDGGTGLQRKHDFTRSESENWRTSRDDQNGEDDEGGWRLAGSRRDSDRWCPPSPDGPRSAGWREHPDQRRRFPFDAREDERGYRRPRSGSGSLEDERDSLPEWCLEDADEEAGTFDSSGAFLSLKKASKEPILEEAELDFKPLEECEEGLEEEDSPKETKETEMETKREIDRKELARVSEEAPPVAPPVPESQASAQSHSPNQPSRTEENERPAERQQPHEHPPEPCKVPLHVPMSNSMLESLPMTHISATLPEVPAPSPSIQLPQQKPMEVPVVMNNPLPFPSSMLAPISRPTTVPHDTDEDEGLKHFEQEAEKMVAYLQDGVVDDDRLAAKTSEKPKPAGLPLTHEAALKWFYKDPQGEIQGPFSNQEMTEWFQAGYFTVSLLVKRGCDEVFQPLGEIMKIWGRVPFTPGPAPPPLQGDGDQERLKRQQELTALNLYQLQQLQYQYLLRQQYAQALAQQKAAALSSAPLQQQQQHQQQINLLLQQYQALKIRASESLLPPVTRSLSVPDSGSVWEMQNPSSQASCTPNLQQAAQSTWDGSSVWDLPIDSMAQAPTIEQMQQLEKSKAAKLELERREAEIRAKREEEERKRLEEALRARQEEERKRLEEEELARQKEEALRRQREQEEAQRRKKEEEERQAQEEALRRLEERRREEEERKKREEFLRKQEEERRKQEELEALRRREEEKRAEEEAAAAAAAAVVAQQQQEEQKRREQEAQRQQELQRQRQQQQEALRRLQQQQQQQQQLAQMKLPSSSKWGQQAASAINQTQNALSLAEIQKLEEERERQAREEQRRQQQELLKLQQQQALQQAQQPQAKLSGWGNVAKQPVVTKSLLEIQREEAQQMKQRKEQQQQQQQQQQQQQQQQQQQQQHHHPPIVAQQTRPQNRTTSLSNSVWGSVNTGTCTNWGSDSSSIWGDTHNSNMGFWDEAVKEAVQQPPQTRKGSTQKNNKGNANLSNSLSGRANKKVEEEEKLLKLFQGVNKSQHDTFMQWCEQTLHTLNTANNLDVPTFASFLKEVDSPYEVHDYIRAYLGDTPEAKDFAKQFLERRAKQNTNQQKQAPQIQQQVLKQQQDSVWGGTGSSSLYQSNHTSGQQQRFETVTSGKKKKKQKMVRADPSLLGFSVNASSERLNMGEIETLEDF
- the gigyf2 gene encoding GRB10-interacting GYF protein 2 isoform X4, whose protein sequence is MAETQTLNFGPEWLRALSGGGGSGGGGSSSIVASPPLSPALPKYKLADYRYGREEMLALYVKDNKIPIDLHDKEFLPILQEEPLPPLALVSFTEEEQRNFSMSVNSAAVLRLTGRGGGPIAGAPRGRSTSRGRGRGRGDGGFYQRSFDDVEGFGRGGREMHRSQSWEERGDRRFEKPGRKDPDAAPGHFQMNHIRGNYEDGGTGLQRKHDFTRSESENWRTSRDDQNGEDDEGGWRLAGSRRDSDRWCPPSPDGPRSAGWREHPDQRRRFPFDAREDERGYRRPRSGSGSLEDERDSLPEWCLEDADEEAGTFDSSGAFLSLKKASKEPILEEAELDFKPLEECEEGLEEEDSPKETKETEMETKREIDRKVPESQASAQSHSPNQPSRTEENERPAERQQPHEHPPEPCKVPLHVPMSNSMLESLPMTHISATLPEVPAPSPSIQLPQQKPMEVPVVMNNPLPFPSSMLAPISRPTTVPHDTDEDEGLKHFEQEAEKMVAYLQDGVVDDDRLAAKTSEKPKPAGLPLTHEAALKWFYKDPQGEIQGPFSNQEMTEWFQAGYFTVSLLVKRGCDEVFQPLGEIMKIWGRVPFTPGPAPPPLQGDGDQERLKRQQELTALNLYQLQQLQYQYLLRQQYAQALAQQKAAALSSAPLQQQQQHQQQINLLLQQYQALKIRASESLLPPVTRSLSVPDSGSVWEMQNPSSQASCTPNLQQAAQSTWDGSSVWDLPIDSMAQAPTIEQMQQLEKSKAAKLELERREAEIRAKREEEERKRLEEALRARQEEERKRLEEEELARQKEEALRRQREQEEAQRRKKEEEERQAQEEALRRLEERRREEEERKKREEFLRKQEEERRKQEELEALRRREEEKRAEEEAAAAAAAAVVAQQQQEEQKRREQEAQRQQELQRQRQQQQEALRRLQQQQQQQQQLAQMKLPSSSKWGQQAASAINQTQNALSLAEIQKLEEERERQAREEQRRQQQELLKLQQQQALQQAQQPQAKLSGWGNVAKQPVVTKSLLEIQREEAQQMKQRKEQQQQQQQQQQQQQQQQQQQQQHHHPPIVAQQTRPQNRTTSLSNSVWGSVNTGTCTNWGSDSSSIWGDTHNSNMGFWDEAVKEAVQQPPQTRKGSTQKNNKGNANLSNSLSGRANKKVEEEEKLLKLFQGVNKSQHDTFMQWCEQTLHTLNTANNLDVPTFASFLKEVDSPYEVHDYIRAYLGDTPEAKDFAKQFLERRAKQNTNQQKQAPQIQQQVLKQQQDSVWGGTGSSSLYQSNHTSGQQQRFETVTSGKKKKKQKMVRADPSLLGFSVNASSERLNMGEIETLEDF
- the gigyf2 gene encoding GRB10-interacting GYF protein 2 isoform X5 translates to MAETQTLNFGPEWLRALSGGGGSGGGGSSSIVASPPLSPALPKYKLADYRYGREEMLALYVKDNKIPIDLHDKEFLPILQEEPLPPLALVSFTEEEQRNFSMSVNSAAVLRLTGRGGGPIAGAPRGRSTSRGRGRGRGDGGFYQRSFDDVEGFGRGGREMHRSQSWEERGDRRFEKPGRKDPDAAPGHFQMNHIRGNYEDGGTGLQRKHDFTRSESENWRTSRDDQNDGPRSAGWREHPDQRRRFPFDAREDERGYRRPRSGSGSLEDERDSLPEWCLEDADEEAGTFDSSGAFLSLKKASKEPILEEAELDFKPLEECEEGLEEEDSPKETKETEMETKREIDRKELARVSEEAPPVAPPVPESQASAQSHSPNQPSRTEENERPAERQQPHEHPPEPCKVPLHVPMSNSMLESLPMTHISATLPEVPAPSPSIQLPQQKPMEVPVVMNNPLPFPSSMLAPISRPTTVPHDTDEDEGLKHFEQEAEKMVAYLQDGVVDDDRLAAKTSEKPKPAGLPLTHEAALKWFYKDPQGEIQGPFSNQEMTEWFQAGYFTVSLLVKRGCDEVFQPLGEIMKIWGRVPFTPGPAPPPLQGDGDQERLKRQQELTALNLYQLQQLQYQYLLRQQYAQALAQQKAAALSSAPLQQQQQHQQQINLLLQQYQALKIRASESLLPPVTRSLSVPDSGSVWEMQNPSSQASCTPNLQQAAQSTWDGSSVWDLPIDSMAQAPTIEQMQQLEKSKAAKLELERREAEIRAKREEEERKRLEEALRARQEEERKRLEEEELARQKEEALRRQREQEEAQRRKKEEEERQAQEEALRRLEERRREEEERKKREEFLRKQEEERRKQEELEALRRREEEKRAEEEAAAAAAAAVVAQQQQEEQKRREQEAQRQQELQRQRQQQQEALRRLQQQQQQQQQLAQMKLPSSSKWGQQAASAINQTQNALSLAEIQKLEEERERQAREEQRRQQQELLKLQQQQALQQAQQPQAKLSGWGNVAKQPVVTKSLLEIQREEAQQMKQRKEQQQQQQQQQQQQQQQQQQQQQHHHPPIVAQQTRPQNRTTSLSNSVWGSVNTGTCTNWGSDSSSIWGDTHNSNMGFWDEAVKEAVQQPPQTRKGSTQKNNKGNANLSNSLSGRANKKVEEEEKLLKLFQGVNKSQHDTFMQWCEQTLHTLNTANNLDVPTFASFLKEVDSPYEVHDYIRAYLGDTPEAKDFAKQFLERRAKQNTNQQKQAPQIQQQVLKQQQDSVWGGTGSSSLYQSNHTSGQQQRFETVTSGKKKKKQKMVRADPSLLGFSVNASSERLNMGEIETLEDF